The genomic region ttgaagactttgataaaaatcgcctattcacccccccccccctctagtcgataactagcactttcaggtgTTCCACCATCTATCCGAAAATAGTGAAGCATGTTAGAGTGATGCTCGTTGAAATGACATTTAAGCCTCTAGAACGGTTTTGGTATAAATGAAGTGATTGGGGGGCCTAAGGTTGTTTACAAGTTTCATGAACATGCACTactccatggatgaagagaaaAGGTGGACGAAGACCCCTAAAGAAAAAGTAGAGAAGAAGATTGTTAGTTTGCATTATGTATTTTGCCTTATGCACTAGTCGAAGGAAATACTAATTATTAAGAGAGGCAACATGATGACTAGGAGTGTGGAGACAAACGTCTTTTGAGATTATACACACATCTAAGTTTGAGGGGAAACCCCTAGAGAAGCTAAAGAGAAGCACCATACTTGAACCCATGATTTGCTCTAAGTGTAGGTTGGAGGTACCGTGTGAAGGTTCTGGATGGCGAAGGATTTCAACTTGTGGCAAGCATGaatgtcatcatcaagctcaagtgGAATGCTCGAGGGAAAGATATACGTTAGTTACATTTCATTGGTTTTACCGGTCTCAAGGTGCTTTGTGGGACAATGGATTACATGATTGATAATCGTACTATTTAGAGGGTTATATCAAATCAGTAGCTTGATCACGTTATCATAGATTCTTCAAACCTCTACATGTGTGGCATCCTCCTTTCGTGTTCATATTGAGTGGTTTCTCTATTCAAGGACCCCGGACTTGTTGTCAGCATTAAAACGAGACCAAAATCATCAAAAACAGAGTTTGCATGAGTTAGTTGTGGGTTTTTTGTGGGTATGTACCTCTTGTTTTCCCATGGCCAAAATATCCAGGCTAATTGGGTCGAATTCCTTGTGTGTTGTTCCGGGCACGAGCTTCCAAGTCTGCCTCTGGGTGGTTCTAGGCTTGGGGACGTAGTCGGCGTGCCAATTGGGCCAATCCGGGCCGGAAAAGATGCTCAACGGGAAAATGTGTTGATCCTATAGATAAGGCTCTTACCCCAAGAGGTCATAACATTGATTCTATAGATAATGCCTGAAAAGTTGCCCAATGGGAAAAACGAGAGCTCTTTCCACCTCCCCCAAAGCCCTAATCTCGCCTCCAAGCGAGGGATTGGTGGTGGATCAAGGAGTCACTTGTTGACCTCCCCTAATTGTGAGCTTGGTTCTTGATCTAGGAACTAGAGTTTTACAAATCTTGTCTTGTAGTATCATCATCGTTTAGTACCCGAATTTTACCTACCTACAAGAACATGTTTGTATATAATTCCTCCGTCCTGGGTTACTtatcgctcaaacggatgtatttTAGTGCTATATACATTGGTTTGAGCGTCGAGTAATTTCAGACGGAGAGAGTACATGCTAGTGTGTTGACTGATGATACTGTATGTGTTTGGTTACATGCTTTGTTGCTGGCTTGTGATTGTTAATCTACGTGAAGAATGGTATTGTAAGAACATCATGACACAACTACAAGTGTCGGGTCAATCCTCTCCCAGCCTGCAGATTCGCCATTCGACTTGTAATCTTTTGACGTTAAACGATCGCTCTGCTATCATCATTTCTAGAATTTTAACCATTCAAATGGATGTGGAAAACCAACAAGGATTTGTAGTATTAGTGTTCAATACTAGGAGAGGATGGATTGGATTTAAAAATCAGCTTTGCAGTAAAAGCGATAAGCATCCTCCATGAACAAGTACAAACATCTTACAAATGCATTTTGCATGAGATGAGCATGCCACCATATAATTCAGCACAAACTACTGAAGCTTGACACTATACAATTAAGTGAGCCAACCTGGCGATGGATACATAATAAGCACAAGTAGCAGAAATGATATGAAATCTTCAACAGGAAAAAGAAGGTGGATCCGACGGATATCCACAGCATGCTTCTTGTTCTTCAGCAGCTCAAAGAGGCATCGTATTTGCCCTTTCAGAAGCTCTTGCATTTATTCTCCTTGACATGGTATCAGTCACACTTGCTTGAGTCCTTGCCATCAGCATATTTCTCTGGAAGAAGTCCTGGTTATAGAGGGAAACGGTGCTTACGGTTTAGATGCGACAACTCAAAAGAAAGTATTAAACTGAAAAAAACCGAGGAATATAGAGCATGTGTCCGCAGGCCTCTCTTATATTTATAAAAAGAAAGGAATGATGAGGATTTTAACTCGCCATAATACAAAATTTTCAAGGatactactccatccgttcacaaatataagatgttttggatatttcatgGACTACACACGGACTAAAATGAGTGAACAagcacactaaaacgtgtctatctACATCCTGTTCAGAAAAAAGTTAGaaaatcttatatttgtgaacagagggagtacttgtttgCAATACAAACATCTACTTTTGAACTGCCACTAAAAGTCATTATGCTGAAGAGCATCCAATTTTGATTGAAATGCTCATGAAGCCAACTCTTATTTGCCAAACGACACAAACATGTTTCTGAAGTTAGCTAGACAACTAAACATGTATTTACAGTCCCAGATTAGAAATGTTACTGGGCATAGACATCAGCACGGCATCTGGATTCATATATGTTATTGCAACAACTTAGTATTCACCTATCATTTTATAGTGTATGTCTCAGCTGTCCATGAGTAAGAGGTTGGTTTGACTAGTGTGTTTGCCACGTGAGAAGACCAGCGTCAGTTACAATATGTCAGTTGCAAGTTTTCAGCATAATTACAGATTGGGTCATTACGATTTACAAATATGATGATGgtgaaaaaacattttttttccatGGCCTAATTTAGCAACATCATGAGCAACAGTATGATCCCAAGTCGCTACTTGCAAGTGCATCATGAGATGAAAACACATAAATTTGAACATTCGACCGCTGTGGTCAATTGACTGCACGAAAAATCATAGCTATTCCACCTAAAATGGCACCAGACAGGATAACTTGGTGACAATGCCAACAGACAAAACAAAAATTAACATGCTGCCTCATGCACCCTCAGCTGCACTGTGAGTCTCACCAGCCAAAAGCAAGAATTCATTAGACATGATGCACATTGCACAGCCCAACAAAATCCAAATATAGGTGGTGCAAATTGCCACTTTTGATAAATACTGCTGCTTGCTGCTACTAAAAGTAATACTTAGGACTGTATGAAATGTGCTTAATGGATCTCACCACAAAGTAACGAACTAAAGCAATCAATTGGTGAGAAGAATGTAACGATTCTGAAAGGACCTAGCAGAAGCAAATGGTTTAATAATTAACTACAAAAGGAGGGGAAAATGTACAAGAAAAGACACTGAAGGGAAGGTAGCAAATACACATATCCAAATTCACAAAAAGAATGCTGATTACTGTTTctatatgacactgaaaatgaTGACAGTCATATTCACAGGATGAGAAACAAATACTTGCCTATGCTGAAATTCACAGTTTTCGAATTTCACAGATGTACTAAACTACTAACCATTAGAATAGCAACTAAATAACAACAAGCAATATGAGCGAGTATTATAAAGGGTTGAAAGTAACTTGGGAGTTGGCCATGTCAGCATTAATTCAGGGTCGTTTGGCAAATTATAATGATAATGCACACTTCCAAAAAAAACCAACACCTGCATCATATTGTAATGTCATATGGATGCAAAATAAGAAATTCAAAATCGAGGGCAAGCTTACCACTTCAAAGTGTTGGTGGGGACAAGGGCGGTGGGAGATCGGCATACAGGTGACCAATCATGACATAATCACCAGTCTGACAGAACCATTCTACCTGTAAAGTCTGGAGATCCAGTGAAAAATAGTCTACTGTTGGCCTATCATATTTTGGATACCCAGTTAGGAGCAAGTATCCACCAGCTACACCCTTGATGCAATAGCGATAATTTTCCGGCAAAGAGATTGCAGGCTTGGGCTGCCACTGGTTTGCCCCATTCCCATCCTTGCATCGTGTGGCATACAAGAGATGATATACACCACGTTTTACTTGATCAGAGATGGTAAGCATCCCAAACCTTCCTTCTCCTGCCTCTACAATGGCCATGTCCCGCATATAAGAGCCAGGTGGAGGtgggaggtcgacagtggagaacTCCATCCTGCGCGTGTCGAGCACGAGCATGTCGGCACCATCATAAATCTGCCAACAGAAGCATCCATGGGCGTAGTAGCGGCGCAACGCCGCGACGCGCCCAAACACGTCAAACGTGATGGGATCAGCGAGCCATTGCCCGGcgcaggaggagaagacgaagaggaCGAGCTTGGTTGTGCACCGCACCAAGCACATTACTCTGAAGTCTCTGAATGACGAGTCCTCCTCGCCGCCGGGAGGAGCAAGGAAGGGCTCGCACTCCACGATGTCCAGCTGGTGGACCTGGTCGGCTAGATGGCCGGGGAGGGCAGGCAGCAGGAGGTAGCGGCGGTGCAGCGGGTCGCAGACGGCGAACTCTGTGACCAGGTCGCTGGGCCTGTGCATGCTGTTGCGCGAATGGCTGCCCGCCTTGAAGCGGGGCCTGAAAAGGGCGCGGCCGTCGAGGACGTCGCGGCGGTACCAGCGGTCGGGGGACGGGGGGAGGAAGGGGCAGGAGAAGTCGGCACCGGCTAAGGTGGCCGCCGCGGCGGCGGAAGggtggggcggctgggccgggGTGAGATCCCAGCAGAGGATGCCGAGGAGAGGCGGCGGGTGGAGGACGCGGAATCTGCGGAGGAAGGGATGGCCGGCGATGACGCGGCGGAAGGAGGCGCAGGCCGCGGAGGCGCGCGCGAGGTCGGCGGCCGCGGGGAGGCGGAGGAAGATCTCTTCCAGGAGTTCGTCTGGGAGCGCCGGCTGCGCCATTGGGTTGGGCCGGCGGAGGACCGGGATCTGCTGCTACTGTAAAACCACCATTTGCCAATTATAACCACCTTATTCCACTAAGGTAAAGTTAAAAAACGAGCGACCCTAATCACGATGGCCAAATTCTCCTTATTTTTAGCgatttttattatatatatatatatattatattgtaTGAGAATACATGGTCCATAAATTAGGAATAAAATTATAAATTGCATTAACTAAAATTgattcccctcaaaaaaaaattgattGCATTAATTGTTAATTGATCTTGACAACAATGGTAATTCACATTAAATCAGGAAAGTTGACAACATTAATTAATTCCCCTTCCCATCCCAATGGACGAAATGTGTTCATGCACCAACGACTGCCAACAGTCCAGCATCAACACCTGGCCGAGCCGCTCAACCGATAATGCAAACAGATATAGCACACACAAAGCTAAACGAGAGCACTTGAAAACTAGCATCACCTGGGACGGCAACCCCTATCCCTAGCTATGAGACGACACATCATTTTAGTGGAGAAATAAGGACGCCATTGCAGGTTTGCAGCTGATGCAAAGTGATAAGGGTGATTCACACTGATACTACATGGCATAGCTCGGATTCCTGAAAGGACAAACCTTAGGCAACAACTATTTCGAGAAAAAAAACCTTAGGCAACAAAAGGGGAGAGTCACTGGACAGGACTAGGAAGCGACGTCATAAAAGCTCCCCAATCGAGACTGCAAGTCGAGCTAGCAAGTCACGATTGGCTCTGTTGCTCGAGGTCAAGGTCACGAGAGGGGCGCCGCCACTTCCGCCCAGCGTCGGCCGCCACCTGAGGGTTTGCTCGCGAAAGGACGGATGAGCAATAATAAAGGAGCTATTTGTGTACTTTACTTTTGGCATCCAGATTGTGTGCGATGATGGCAAGACCACAACTTAATAATATATATCTATACCCAATAATAAAGGGGTTTTTGCTTCTGGTGGTACATCACTGAAATTGTCTtcaaagttgcaaaatattacccactGACGACATCTAAGTGGTAAAAAACGTTTCACACAGGGGAATCCCTGTCTGGGCCGGCCCAGTAGGAACCATCTATACTACGCTCTACGTGTTAGGAGACGACACAGCACGCCTGTTTGGGCGACctgttttttaaattttgtttttcATTTCCGTCTTtgttttttctactttaaataatttgtgACTTCAAAAAAGTTCTGAAAATTCCAAAATGAGAGCTTTGAaatatttttatttaataatttatAAATACTTGTGGATTCAGGAAATGTTTgaatattcaaaaaaaattacaattttgaaaacaaatgttcagGAAATCAAAAAAAGTTCATTATTTCTTAAAAAGTTTGTATATTAAAAATATATTCATaattttataatttttctaaaatcatgatttgcAAATAGTATCATATTTGCAAATATTCAAATGTTTTCGCGAACAGATGTATACCATGATACTATTTGCAAATATTCATAATGTTTACAAATATTTGCGAACAGATGTATATCATGATACTATTTGCAAATATTCATAATGTTTTCTAAAATATTCATAATGTTTTCTAAAATATTCATAATGTTTTCGCGAACAGATGTATACCATGATACTATTTGCAAATATTTGTAAACATCTTTACAAAATTTCAAACACTgtccaaaatcatgaacattttatactatttgcaaataGTATCATATTTGCAAATATTCATAATGTTTTAGAAAATATGATACTATATTTGCAAATAGTATCATGGTATACATCTGTTCGCGAAAACGTTTTATACTATTTGGAAATATTCATAATTTTAGAAAAtatttgcaaatagtataaaatgttcatgattttggacAGTGTTTGAAATTCTGTAAAGATGTTtacaaatttgaaaattgttcatgatttcagaTGCGTAGAcgagttaaaaaaatgttcatgattttcaaaaattgttcataattttcACGAAAATGATCTCTCGATGATGCAGCAAAATGTGATCATGGCCATTGAAAATTATGAAGAAAAAAAtcctcccgttgcaacacacgagcCATTTTGCTAATAATGAAAAATGGGATTTCACTGCTGAGGTACGTTCGCGCAGCCtgatgcggtgatgctgctgttaTCCTTGTTCGTTCTAATTCGTGTGCTACCATGCAGGAGCAAGACACGAATCCTAATGCAGCATCTGATATGTAAGCCAATGACAAAGCAAGAAACGCCTACTGCCAATTAAATCTAGAAGTCAAAACTATACAGCGAATCGACGACGAATACCTGGGGTTGCTAAAATTACATTTCCACTGTCCAGCGCAGAGCGACTCGGGGTTCAGAAAGGGAGGAGGACCTACACAGAATTCTAGCCTACATCCCTCAATGACATTACAGAGATGATGATGACCCCCAGTAAGGAGACTACAGGACCTGATATCCCTCCTTGCATGTTGAACAGAAGCAGCAGGGCTACCGGATGGTGATGTACCTGTTCGTGCCGTGCTTGGCCCAGTGGTCCTTGAGGTCCACCGACGCCGAGAGATCGTGGCCCTCGGCCGCTAGCCGGCTGAGCAGCTTGGTGAAGGCGCTGCCGCTCATCTTCCGCCCGCCCATGCGCGCGTGGCGCTTGTTGGGCATCACCGGGAGCGGGTACATGGACATGCTCATGGTGCAGCAGGACGACTGCCACCCGCCGTTGCCCCACTTGTAGCACTGCCGGAGGACCCCCGTGCACGAGCAGGCAGGCGCAGGCATGGACGACTCGTCGAACGAGACCTGGTTCAGGCCAAGGTCCTGGTCCTTCCACTCGTTCTTCATCTCAGAAGCGGCGCGAGCTGGATCCTCCCCGACACCAGACATTCCGGCATCTCTCCAGTCACCGCCGGCTTTCTTGGTTTTCCGGAGCACGCCTGACGGCCTCTTCAGTGGAGATGCTTGGGAACTgttcttcttgggcttctttgccTTTCCAGCAGCACTCACCGGGGCTGTTGAGATCGGGTATGCATCTGATATGTGCATTTCTCTAGTATGGTCATATGGAGAATCTGCCAGTTGCAGTGGCGATGATTGAGCATGGGGCTGCTGGTCGTGGTGGTGGAAGTTCTTTGCTCCATTGAGAGATCCTGGGTTGAATCCGATCCCGTTATTCATATTAAATCCATTTGTACGGGCTAGTTCAAGTGCGGCAAGGGCATTGTCTCGTTCGACGATTGCAGCATTCCGTTCAGCCATTGCAGAGTCCCGCTGGGCAAACGCCATGTCTCTCTCAGCCATAGCAGCTTTCTTCTCAGCCAGAGCATGGTCTCTCTCCATGATGGCGGTGTCCCTCTCACTCATTAGTGCTAGGAGGTTCATGCTGTGGTGGTCCTTCATTTGCCTTTGGGGCATCATCCACTGAAACATAGAGCAACTATCATAAGAACCACACTCTTCTAGAGAGCAAATCATTGCGACAATTATGATTAGAAAAAAAAATATAATATGATGTTTGTGACAATTCTGAATGCAGTACATAAAAGCTAAACATCAGAATTTCCAAGACAATTATAAGTTTTGATCTTCATTTCTTGGGCATGGTTGTTTCGACTGTACCATTTGCTCTGCAGCTATGCAAGAGAACGAAACAAAAAAATATGACAAAAGGAAGGCTATGAAATTTGTTACTATCTTATCACCATGAACTTCTGCTATTTAGTTTGATCATTCCTCAGTCCGAAGAAACTTTAGGGATACTATGTACATTAGCTGAGTGACAAGCACTGACCAGCATACTATCTCAATTTTTAGCTTTCTCATAAAGCTGAATAATATTGCCTTCAGTCTAAAACAAGCACATGTACACTTTAGCTACTCATCTACAGCTTGTGATCTGGTTATGTCCTTAATGAAGATTTGTTACAGGACAATGCTTACTAGTAGAAGATAAATCAAATCAATGTTCTATGCCTTAATTACTAACACAATGTAACATTCATATGTCAAAGAACACAATATAACTCTAAATTATTGCACAATGATTATTCATGACGAATTACACAAACCTGAGTATGAAGTGCTTTATATGGGTCTGGCCTTTGCCTCCCATTTTCCCTATGTCCAAGGTTGTCCATTATCACATATGTTTGCAGACAGGAGAAATAGAGCAGCTATGTGACTACCTGCAAGATAAGAAGAAAAATAGTCAAGGGTACAGCAAATGTGATATCACAGAGAAGGTATTGCGTAAGAGTAACCTAGTTAGATTGCCTTGTCGGTATGTCAGAGCTCAAAAAAGCTACCAGGTAAAACGAGACTCAGGAATGGATGAACGCATGAACCAGTTCAGAAATGAGATAGATACCAGAACAAAATGCATCGGTAAAATTGGGGAAGGAGGTAGCTACGCGTGTTTACTCAATGCAGAAGAGAAGGCAACAAGTCAATCAGCTAGCCTCCATAAAAAAGAATTAGAAGCTGAACAACTATTCATTCACTGACTTTAACTCCAGATCCAGTTCCTCGGATAGCGGAAATGCAGAACCAGAGCCTCGACATGGATCTCCAAAACCTCGGGGACTCAACATGCCACATAGTTTCAAAGCTGAACAGCTTCGTATACTAGTATGATCTCTAGTTATCATCCTTTCGAACATTGGGCTGAGTAAACAGTTATGCACATGACTCTGGGTCTAATGCTGAGCATCATAGAATCCAACTGCACACAATGCCGCCTCTAATTGCAACTAGCAGTACACTCTCCACACGCCCCCACTCACTGGGAAGCTGTGGAGACTAGAGAGTTACACTACACAAGCCAGCGGAGGCACCGCACATGGAGGATGGAAAGCAGCGGCAGCGCCGAGCCGCCGACCAGAGCACCAAAACTCTGCTTCCAGCCACTCCCAACTGAACCGAGCGCGAACCTGACACTCAAACGTCACAGACTGATCAACATCACATCAAGCTCGAGCACCAGTACCCACCGGTAGCAGCACTTCCACTCCGTGTGCCCCCTAATTGCAAAAGGGAACCAAAACAGGGCCACCCGACCTGCCCGCCGTGAATTCGGAAGGAGGACGCCACATCAACGGAGGAAACGAGCCCAATCGGAAGCGCTAAACCCTAAATCACTCACCGAGCACCACGGCCGCGCCCGCGCGGATTCGCGGGGCGAGCGAGCGACGAATCCCCTAAATCCTAATCCGCGGCGGCCACCCAATGCGGCCCCTCCCCTGCTCGCCGCGGAAATTTCGCTTGGGGAAATAATTAAGCAACCCCCGCTGCACTGTACTACTTGTCAGNNNNNNNNNNNNNNNNNNNNNNNNNNNNNNNNNNNNNNNNNNNNNNNNNNNNNNNNNNNNNNNNNNNNNNNNNNNNNNNNNNNNNNNNNNNNNNNNNNNNNNNNNNNNNNNNNNNNNNNNNNNNNNNNNNNNNNNNNNNNNNNNNNNNNNNNNNNNNNNNNNNNNNNNNNNNNNNNNNNNNNNNNNNNNNNNNNNNNNNNNNNNNNNNNNNNNNNNNNNNNNNNNNNNNNNNNNNNNNNNNNNNNNNNNNNNNNNNNNNNNNNNNNNNNNNNNNNNNNNNNNNNNNNNNNNNNNN from Triticum aestivum cultivar Chinese Spring chromosome 4A, IWGSC CS RefSeq v2.1, whole genome shotgun sequence harbors:
- the LOC123083198 gene encoding uncharacterized protein — its product is MAQPALPDELLEEIFLRLPAAADLARASAACASFRRVIAGHPFLRRFRVLHPPPLLGILCWDLTPAQPPHPSAAAAATLAGADFSCPFLPPSPDRWYRRDVLDGRALFRPRFKAGSHSRNSMHRPSDLVTEFAVCDPLHRRYLLLPALPGHLADQVHQLDIVECEPFLAPPGGEEDSSFRDFRVMCLVRCTTKLVLFVFSSCAGQWLADPITFDVFGRVAALRRYYAHGCFCWQIYDGADMLVLDTRRMEFSTVDLPPPPGSYMRDMAIVEAGEGRFGMLTISDQVKRGVYHLLYATRCKDGNGANQWQPKPAISLPENYRYCIKGVAGGYLLLTGYPKYDRPTVDYFSLDLQTLQVEWFCQTGDYVMIGHLYADLPPPLSPPTL
- the LOC123088207 gene encoding barley B recombinant-like protein D, with amino-acid sequence MDNLGHRENGRQRPDPYKALHTQWMMPQRQMKDHHSMNLLALMSERDTAIMERDHALAEKKAAMAERDMAFAQRDSAMAERNAAIVERDNALAALELARTNGFNMNNGIGFNPGSLNGAKNFHHHDQQPHAQSSPLQLADSPYDHTREMHISDAYPISTAPVSAAGKAKKPKKNSSQASPLKRPSGVLRKTKKAGGDWRDAGMSGVGEDPARAASEMKNEWKDQDLGLNQVSFDESSMPAPACSCTGVLRQCYKWGNGGWQSSCCTMSMSMYPLPVMPNKRHARMGGRKMSGSAFTKLLSRLAAEGHDLSASVDLKDHWAKHGTNRYITIR